Proteins co-encoded in one Chroicocephalus ridibundus chromosome 28, bChrRid1.1, whole genome shotgun sequence genomic window:
- the BRD2 gene encoding bromodomain-containing protein 2 isoform X2, with product MLQNVNPQSKILGEGNAGLMGLATESTPGKRIRKPSLLYEGFESPTMASVPALQSPQVNPPPPEVSNPKKPGRVTNQLQYLHKVVMKALWKHQFAWPFRQPVDAVKLGLPDYHKIIKQPMDMGTIKRRLENNYYWGAAECMQDFNTMFTNCYIYNKPTDDIVLMAQTLEKIFLQKVAQMPPEEQEIVVPVAKNSHKKGASRAAALLAGLTAAQQVPAVSSVSHTAVYTPSPDIPTTIVNIPHPSVISAPLLKSLHSTAPAVLAAPAPTQPVAKKKGVKRKADTTTPTTTAIIATSGESSPSATLLEAKAAKIPARRESGRPIKPPKKDLPDSQQHQTSKKGKLSEQLKYCNGILKELLSKKHAAYAWPFYKPVDASALGLHDYHEIIKHPMDLSTIKRKMENRDYHDAQEFAADVRLMFSNCYKYNPPDHDVVAMARKLQDVFEFSYAKMPDEPQDASPPSVSAPLAGALSKSSSEESSSDEDEDDEDDEDDEEDESSSESSSESEESSDSEEERANRLAELQEQGPVSKPKKKREKKKKKKSEKHKGRGGDEEARARQAQLRKAKKAGGGGGGGGSGGSSKNSKKAAKAALPPPPALYDSEEEEESKPMTYDEKRQLSLDINKLPGEKLGRVVHIIQSREPSLRDSNPEEIEIDFETLKPSTLRELERYVLSCLRKKPRKPYSETMKKPVGKTKEELALEKKRELEKRLQDVSGQLNSTKKPPKKASEKAESAQQVAVSRLSASSSSSDSSSSSSSSSSSDTSDSDSG from the exons ATGTTGCAGAATGTGAATCCCCAGAGCAA GATTCTGGGGGAGGGCAATGCCGGGCTCATGGGCCTGGCAACGGAGTCAACCCCCGGCAAACGGATCCGCAAACCCTCGCTCCTCTACGAGGGCTTCGAGAGCCCCACCATGGCGTCGGTGCCGGCCCTGCAATCCCCCCAGGTGAACCCCCCTCCGCCGGAGGTTTCCAACCCCAAGAAGCCGGGGCGGGTCACCAACCAGCTGCAGTATCTGCACAAAGTGGTGATGAAGGCTCTGTGGAAGCATCAGTTTGCTTGGCCCTTTCGTCAACCCGTCGACGCTGTCAAGCTGGGCCTGCCG GACTACCACAAGATCATCAAGCAGCCCATGGACATGGGGACAATCAAGCGGCGCTTGGAGAACAACTATTACTGGGGGGCTGCGGAGTGCATGCAGGACTTCAACACCATGTTCACCAACTGCTACATCTACAACAAG cccaCAGATGACATTGTGCTGATGGCCCAAACCCTAGAGAAGATCTTCTTGCAGAAGGTGGCCCAGATGCCACCGGAAGAGCAGGAGATCGTGGTGCCAGTGGCCAAGAACAGCCATAAGAAGGGAGCGTCCCGGGCAGCAG CGCTCCTGGCGGGACTGACGGCTGCTCAGCAAGTACCGGCTGTCTCCTCCGTGTCCCACACCGCTGTCTACACCCCGAGCCCTGACATCCCCACCACCATAGTCAACATTCCCCACCCATCCGTGATCTCCGCTCCGCTCCTCAAGTCGCTGCACTCCACCGCCCCGGCCGTCCTGGCTGCGCCCGCTCCCACCCAGCCCGTGGCCAAG AAGAAGGGCGTGAAGCGGAAAGcggacaccaccacccccaccaccacggCCATCATCGCCACCAGCGGGGAGTCCTCACCCTCGGCCACCTTGCTGGAGGCCAAGGCGGCCAAAATCCCTGCCCGCCGGGAAAGCGGTCGCCCCATCAAACCCCCGAAAAAGGATTTACCGGATTCCCAGCAGCACCAGACTTCCAAGAAGGGCAAACTCTCGGAGCAGCTCAAATACTGCAACGGGATCCTCAAGGAGCTGCTCTCCAAGAAACACGCGGCCTACGCCTGGCCCTTCTACAAGCCCGTCGACGCCTCGGCCCTGGGGCTGCACGACTACCACGAGATCATCAAGCACCCCATGGACCTCAGCACCATCAAG CGGAAGATGGAGAACCGGGATTACCACGACGCCCAGGAATTCGCTGCCGATGTCCGGTTAATGTTCTCCAACTGCTACAAGTACAACCCGCCCGACCATGACGTGGTGGCCATGGCCCGCAAGCTGCAG GACGTCTTTGAGTTCAGCTACGCCAAGATGCCGGATGAGCCGCAGGACGCCAGCCCCCCCTCGGTGTCGGCCCCGCTCGCCGGCGCCCTCTCCAAATCCTCCTCCGAAGAATCGTCCAGCGACGAGGATGAGGACGATGAGGACGATGAAGACGACGAGGAGGATGAGAGCAGCAGCGAGAGCTCGTCGGAGAGCGAGGAGAGCTCGGACTCGGAGGAGGAACGCGCCAACCGCCTGGCcgagctgcaggagcag GGCCCCGTTTCCAAACCTAAAAAGAAGCgcgagaagaagaaaaagaagaaatcggAGAAGCACAAAGGCCGGGGAGGCGACGAGGAAGCCCGGGCGCGCCAGGCCCAGCTCCGTAAAGCCAAGAaagccggtggcggcggcggcggtggtggcagcGGCGGCAGCTCCAA GAATTCGAAGAAGGCGGCGAAAGCAGcgttgccgccgccgccggcgctgTACGattcggaggaggaggaagaaagcaaaccCATGACCTACGACGAGAAGAGGCAGTTGAGTTTGGATATCAACAAGCTGCCGGGCGAGAAGCTGGGCCGGGTGGTTCACATCATCCAGTCGCGGGAACCTTCCCTGCGCGATTCCAACCCCGAGGAGATCGAGATCGATTTCGAGACCCTCAAACCCTCCACGCTGCGGGAGCTGGAGCGTTACGTCCTCTCCTGCCTGCGGAAGAAACCCCGCAAGCCCTACAGCGAAA CCATGAAGAAGCCGGTGGGGAAGACGAAAGAGGAACTGGCGCTGGAGAAGAAGCGGGAGCTGGAGAAGCGGCTGCAGGACGTCAGCGGCCAACTCAACTCCACCAAGAAGCCCCCAAAGAAGG CCAGCGAAAAAGCGGAATCTGCTCAGCAAGTGGCCGTCTCCCGCCTCAGCGCCTCCAGTTCCAGTTCGGATTCCAGTAGCTCCAGTTCCAGTTCCTCCTCCTCGGACACCAGCGATTCGGATTCGGGatag
- the LOC134507855 gene encoding HLA class II histocompatibility antigen, DR alpha chain-like, with translation MAGGWGVPLVLLAMLTLQGAGAIKVMNMIHQAEFQQRMEPLQQEDGEFLEGFNADEVFHVDLQKQETVWRLPEFSSYTFFEAQRALQNAATNKHNLEILMKRSNRSQATTVPPEVMVFPKHRVELGDPNVLTCYVDKFWPSVISITWLRNGQEVTDGVLETVFYPREDHSFRKFSYLPFIPTRGDYYDCRVEHWGLPTPLLKHWEPQLPLPASESTETLVCALGLAVGIVGIIVGTILIIKAMKMNSARNQRDPL, from the exons ATGGCCGGAGGATGGGGCGTCCCGCTGGTGCTGCTGGCTATGCTGACCCTGCAGGGAGCGGGGGCCATCAAGG TGATGAACATGATCCACCAAGCTGAGTTCCAGCAGCGGATGGAGCCGCTGCAGCAGGAGGATGGGGAATTCCTGGAGGGGTTCAACGCTGATGAGGTGTTCCACGTGGACCTGCAGAAGCAGGAGACCGTCTGGCGCCTGCCCGAGTTCAGCAGCTACACCTTCTTCGAGGCGCAGAGAGCCCTGCAGAATGCGGCTACAAACAAACACAACTTGGAGATCCTGATGAAAAGGTCCAACCGCTCGCAGGCAACCACCG tgccacccgaGGTGATGGTGTTCCCAAAACACCGAGTGGAGCTGGGGGACCCCAACGTCCTGACCTGCTACGTGGACAAGTTCTGGCCCTCTGTGATCTCCATCACGTGGCTGAGGAACGGGCAGGAGGTGACGGACGGCGTCCTCGAGACCGTTTTCTACCCACGGGAGGACCACTCCTTCCGCAAGTTCTCCTACCTGCCCTTCATCCCCACCCGCGGGGACTACTACGACTGCCGCGTGGAGCACTGGGGGCTGCCCACCCCCCTGCTGAAGcactggg agccccagctgccccTCCCCGCCTCTGAGAGCACCGAGACCCTGGTGTGCGCCCTGGGCCTGGCCGTGGGCATCGTGGGCATCATCGTGGGCACCATCCTCATCATCAAGGCCATGAAGATGAACAGCGCCCGCAACCAGCGGGACCCCTTGTGA
- the LOC134507853 gene encoding class II histocompatibility antigen, B-L beta chain-like isoform X1, translated as METGRVVGAGAVLVVLVVLGAHLSGGKETSGYFQDQFKGDCYFTNGTERVRFLERHIYNREQYVHFDSEVGYYVADNLLGEPVAKYFNSQPDILEQKRAAVDTFCRYNYGVSTPYAVERRVQPKVRVSPMQSSSLPQTDRLVCAVTGFYPPEIEVKWLKNGQEETEHVVSTEVMQNGDWTYQVLVMLETTPQRGDTYTCQVEHVSLQHPVTQHWGLQSDGGRSKMLTGVGGFVLGLIFLALGLFLYMRKKGAAFPRLQGS; from the exons ATGGAGACCGGCCGtgtggtgggagctggggccgTGCTGGTGGTACTGGTGGTGCTGGGAGCCCACCTGTCTGGTGGCAAGGAGACGTCAG GGTATTTCCAGGACCAGTTTAAGGGTGACTGTTACTTCACCAATGGTACCGAGCGGGTGAGGTTTCTGGAGAGGCACATCTACAACCGGGAGCAGTACGTGCACTTTGACAGCGAGGTGGGGTACTATGTGGCTGACAATCTCCTGGGCGAGCCTGTTGCCAAATACTTCAACAGCCAGCCCGACATCCTGGAGCAGAAACGGGCTGCTGTGGACACGTTCTGCCGATACAACTACGGGGTGTCGACCCCTTACGCTGTGGAGAGGAGAG tTCAGCCCAAAGTGAGGGTCTCCCCCATGCAGTCGAGCTCCCTGCCCCAGACCGACAGGCTGGTTTGTGCCGTGACGGGGTTTTACCCCCCGGAGATTGAGGTGAAGTGGTTGAAGAACGGGCAGGAGGAGACGGAGCACGTGGTGTCCACGGAGGTGATGCAGAACGGAGACTGGACCTACCAGGTGCTGGTGATGCTGGAAACCACCCCGCAGCGCGGGGACACCTACACGTGCCAGGTGGAGCACGTCAGCCTGCAGCACCCCGTCACCCAGCACTGGG GGCTGCAGTCGGACGGCGGCAGGAGCAAGATGCTGACGGGGGTGGGGGGCTTCGTGCTGGGGCTCATCTTCCTGGCGCTGGGGCTCTTCCTCTACATGCGCAAgaag GGCGCCGCCTTCCCCAGGCTGCAG ggcTCCTGA
- the BRD2 gene encoding bromodomain-containing protein 2 isoform X1 has product MLQNVNPQSKILGEGNAGLMGLATESTPGKRIRKPSLLYEGFESPTMASVPALQSPQVNPPPPEVSNPKKPGRVTNQLQYLHKVVMKALWKHQFAWPFRQPVDAVKLGLPDYHKIIKQPMDMGTIKRRLENNYYWGAAECMQDFNTMFTNCYIYNKPTDDIVLMAQTLEKIFLQKVAQMPPEEQEIVVPVAKNSHKKGASRAAALLAGLTAAQQVPAVSSVSHTAVYTPSPDIPTTIVNIPHPSVISAPLLKSLHSTAPAVLAAPAPTQPVAKKKGVKRKADTTTPTTTAIIATSGESSPSATLLEAKAAKIPARRESGRPIKPPKKDLPDSQQHQTSKKGKLSEQLKYCNGILKELLSKKHAAYAWPFYKPVDASALGLHDYHEIIKHPMDLSTIKRKMENRDYHDAQEFAADVRLMFSNCYKYNPPDHDVVAMARKLQDVFEFSYAKMPDEPQDASPPSVSAPLAGALSKSSSEESSSDEDEDDEDDEDDEEDESSSESSSESEESSDSEEERANRLAELQEQLRAVHEQLAALSQGPVSKPKKKREKKKKKKSEKHKGRGGDEEARARQAQLRKAKKAGGGGGGGGSGGSSKNSKKAAKAALPPPPALYDSEEEEESKPMTYDEKRQLSLDINKLPGEKLGRVVHIIQSREPSLRDSNPEEIEIDFETLKPSTLRELERYVLSCLRKKPRKPYSETMKKPVGKTKEELALEKKRELEKRLQDVSGQLNSTKKPPKKASEKAESAQQVAVSRLSASSSSSDSSSSSSSSSSSDTSDSDSG; this is encoded by the exons ATGTTGCAGAATGTGAATCCCCAGAGCAA GATTCTGGGGGAGGGCAATGCCGGGCTCATGGGCCTGGCAACGGAGTCAACCCCCGGCAAACGGATCCGCAAACCCTCGCTCCTCTACGAGGGCTTCGAGAGCCCCACCATGGCGTCGGTGCCGGCCCTGCAATCCCCCCAGGTGAACCCCCCTCCGCCGGAGGTTTCCAACCCCAAGAAGCCGGGGCGGGTCACCAACCAGCTGCAGTATCTGCACAAAGTGGTGATGAAGGCTCTGTGGAAGCATCAGTTTGCTTGGCCCTTTCGTCAACCCGTCGACGCTGTCAAGCTGGGCCTGCCG GACTACCACAAGATCATCAAGCAGCCCATGGACATGGGGACAATCAAGCGGCGCTTGGAGAACAACTATTACTGGGGGGCTGCGGAGTGCATGCAGGACTTCAACACCATGTTCACCAACTGCTACATCTACAACAAG cccaCAGATGACATTGTGCTGATGGCCCAAACCCTAGAGAAGATCTTCTTGCAGAAGGTGGCCCAGATGCCACCGGAAGAGCAGGAGATCGTGGTGCCAGTGGCCAAGAACAGCCATAAGAAGGGAGCGTCCCGGGCAGCAG CGCTCCTGGCGGGACTGACGGCTGCTCAGCAAGTACCGGCTGTCTCCTCCGTGTCCCACACCGCTGTCTACACCCCGAGCCCTGACATCCCCACCACCATAGTCAACATTCCCCACCCATCCGTGATCTCCGCTCCGCTCCTCAAGTCGCTGCACTCCACCGCCCCGGCCGTCCTGGCTGCGCCCGCTCCCACCCAGCCCGTGGCCAAG AAGAAGGGCGTGAAGCGGAAAGcggacaccaccacccccaccaccacggCCATCATCGCCACCAGCGGGGAGTCCTCACCCTCGGCCACCTTGCTGGAGGCCAAGGCGGCCAAAATCCCTGCCCGCCGGGAAAGCGGTCGCCCCATCAAACCCCCGAAAAAGGATTTACCGGATTCCCAGCAGCACCAGACTTCCAAGAAGGGCAAACTCTCGGAGCAGCTCAAATACTGCAACGGGATCCTCAAGGAGCTGCTCTCCAAGAAACACGCGGCCTACGCCTGGCCCTTCTACAAGCCCGTCGACGCCTCGGCCCTGGGGCTGCACGACTACCACGAGATCATCAAGCACCCCATGGACCTCAGCACCATCAAG CGGAAGATGGAGAACCGGGATTACCACGACGCCCAGGAATTCGCTGCCGATGTCCGGTTAATGTTCTCCAACTGCTACAAGTACAACCCGCCCGACCATGACGTGGTGGCCATGGCCCGCAAGCTGCAG GACGTCTTTGAGTTCAGCTACGCCAAGATGCCGGATGAGCCGCAGGACGCCAGCCCCCCCTCGGTGTCGGCCCCGCTCGCCGGCGCCCTCTCCAAATCCTCCTCCGAAGAATCGTCCAGCGACGAGGATGAGGACGATGAGGACGATGAAGACGACGAGGAGGATGAGAGCAGCAGCGAGAGCTCGTCGGAGAGCGAGGAGAGCTCGGACTCGGAGGAGGAACGCGCCAACCGCCTGGCcgagctgcaggagcag CTGCGGGCCGTGCACGAGCAGCTGGCTGCCCTCTCACAGGGCCCCGTTTCCAAACCTAAAAAGAAGCgcgagaagaagaaaaagaagaaatcggAGAAGCACAAAGGCCGGGGAGGCGACGAGGAAGCCCGGGCGCGCCAGGCCCAGCTCCGTAAAGCCAAGAaagccggtggcggcggcggcggtggtggcagcGGCGGCAGCTCCAA GAATTCGAAGAAGGCGGCGAAAGCAGcgttgccgccgccgccggcgctgTACGattcggaggaggaggaagaaagcaaaccCATGACCTACGACGAGAAGAGGCAGTTGAGTTTGGATATCAACAAGCTGCCGGGCGAGAAGCTGGGCCGGGTGGTTCACATCATCCAGTCGCGGGAACCTTCCCTGCGCGATTCCAACCCCGAGGAGATCGAGATCGATTTCGAGACCCTCAAACCCTCCACGCTGCGGGAGCTGGAGCGTTACGTCCTCTCCTGCCTGCGGAAGAAACCCCGCAAGCCCTACAGCGAAA CCATGAAGAAGCCGGTGGGGAAGACGAAAGAGGAACTGGCGCTGGAGAAGAAGCGGGAGCTGGAGAAGCGGCTGCAGGACGTCAGCGGCCAACTCAACTCCACCAAGAAGCCCCCAAAGAAGG CCAGCGAAAAAGCGGAATCTGCTCAGCAAGTGGCCGTCTCCCGCCTCAGCGCCTCCAGTTCCAGTTCGGATTCCAGTAGCTCCAGTTCCAGTTCCTCCTCCTCGGACACCAGCGATTCGGATTCGGGatag
- the LOC134507853 gene encoding class II histocompatibility antigen, B-L beta chain-like isoform X3, with product METGRVVGAGAVLVALVVLGAQPSGGKETSGYFQEQFKGDCYFTNGTERVRLVVRYIYNREQYAHFDSEVGYYVADNLLGKPDADYWNSQPDVLEQKRAEVDTFCRNNYRAWTPFAVERRVQPEVEIYPVQSSSLPQTDRLVCAVMDFYPAEIEVKWLKNGQEETEHVVSTEVMQNGDWTYQVLVMLETTPQRGDTYTCQVEHVSLQHPVTQHWGLQSDGSRSKMLTGVGGFVLGLIFLALGLFLYMRKKGAAFPRLQGS from the exons ATGGAGACCGGCCGtgtggtgggagctggggccgtgctggtggcactggtggtgctgggagcCCAACCATCTGGTGGCAAGGAGACGTCAG GGTATTTCCAGGAGCAGTTTAAGGGTGACTGTTACTTCACCAATGGTACCGAGCGGGTGAGGCTTGTGGTGAGGTACATCTACAACCGGGAGCAGTACGCACACTTTGACAGCGAGGTGGGGTACTACGTGGCTGACAATCTCCTGGGGAAGCCTGATGCTGACTACTGGAACAGCCAGCCCGATGTCCTGGAGCAGAAACGGGCTGAGGTGGACACGTTCTGCCGAAACAACTACAGGGCGTGGACCCCTTTCGCCGTGGAGAGGAGAG ttCAGCCCGAGGTGGAAATCTACCCAGTGCAGTCGAGCTCCCTGCCCCAGACCGACAGGCTGGTTTGCGCCGTGATGGATTTCTACCCCGCGGAGATTGAGGTGAAGTGGTTGAAGAACGGGCAGGAGGAGACGGAGCACGTGGTGTCCACGGAGGTGATGCAGAACGGAGACTGGACCTACCAGGTGCTGGTGATGCTGGAAACCACCCCGCAGCGCGGGGACACCTACACGTGCCAGGTGGAGCACGTCAGCCTGCAGCACCCCGTCACCCAGCACTGGG GGCTGCAGTCAGACGGCAGCAGGAGCAAGATGCTGACAGGGGTGGGGGGCTTCGTGCTGGGGCTCATCTTCCTGGCACTGGGGCTCTTCCTCTACATGCGCAAgaag GGCGCTGCCTTTCCCAGGCTGCAG GGCTCCTGA
- the LOC134507853 gene encoding class II histocompatibility antigen, B-L beta chain-like isoform X2, giving the protein METGRVVGAGAVLVVLVVLGAHLSGGKETSGYFQDQFKGDCYFTNGTERVRFLERHIYNREQYVHFDSEVGYYVADNLLGEPVAKYFNSQPDILEQKRAAVDTFCRYNYGVSTPYAVERRVQPKVRVSPMQSSSLPQTDRLVCAVTGFYPPEIEVKWLKNGQEETEHVVSTEVMQNGDWTYQVLVMLETTPQRGDTYTCQVEHVSLQHPVTQHWGLQSDGGRSKMLTGVGGFVLGLIFLALGLFLYMRKKGAAFPRLQGS; this is encoded by the exons ATGGAGACCGGCCGtgtggtgggagctggggccgTGCTGGTGGTACTGGTGGTGCTGGGAGCCCACCTGTCTGGTGGCAAGGAGACGTCAG GGTATTTCCAGGACCAGTTTAAGGGTGACTGTTACTTCACCAATGGTACCGAGCGGGTGAGGTTTCTGGAGAGGCACATCTACAACCGGGAGCAGTACGTGCACTTTGACAGCGAGGTGGGGTACTATGTGGCTGACAATCTCCTGGGCGAGCCTGTTGCCAAATACTTCAACAGCCAGCCCGACATCCTGGAGCAGAAACGGGCTGCTGTGGACACGTTCTGCCGATACAACTACGGGGTGTCGACCCCTTACGCTGTGGAGAGGAGAG tTCAGCCCAAAGTGAGGGTCTCCCCCATGCAGTCGAGCTCCCTGCCCCAGACCGACAGGCTGGTTTGTGCCGTGACGGGGTTTTACCCCCCGGAGATTGAGGTGAAGTGGTTGAAGAACGGGCAGGAGGAGACGGAGCACGTGGTGTCCACGGAGGTGATGCAGAACGGAGACTGGACCTACCAGGTGCTGGTGATGCTGGAAACCACCCCGCAGCGCGGGGACACCTACACGTGCCAGGTGGAGCACGTCAGCCTGCAGCACCCCGTCACCCAGCACTGGG GGCTGCAGTCGGACGGCGGCAGGAGCAAGATGCTGACGGGGGTGGGGGGCTTCGTGCTGGGGCTCATCTTCCTGGCGCTGGGGCTCTTCCTCTACATGCGCAAgaag GGCGCTGCCTTTCCCAGGCTGCAG GGCTCCTGA
- the BRD2 gene encoding bromodomain-containing protein 2 isoform X3, with translation MDMGTIKRRLENNYYWGAAECMQDFNTMFTNCYIYNKPTDDIVLMAQTLEKIFLQKVAQMPPEEQEIVVPVAKNSHKKGASRAAALLAGLTAAQQVPAVSSVSHTAVYTPSPDIPTTIVNIPHPSVISAPLLKSLHSTAPAVLAAPAPTQPVAKKKGVKRKADTTTPTTTAIIATSGESSPSATLLEAKAAKIPARRESGRPIKPPKKDLPDSQQHQTSKKGKLSEQLKYCNGILKELLSKKHAAYAWPFYKPVDASALGLHDYHEIIKHPMDLSTIKRKMENRDYHDAQEFAADVRLMFSNCYKYNPPDHDVVAMARKLQDVFEFSYAKMPDEPQDASPPSVSAPLAGALSKSSSEESSSDEDEDDEDDEDDEEDESSSESSSESEESSDSEEERANRLAELQEQLRAVHEQLAALSQGPVSKPKKKREKKKKKKSEKHKGRGGDEEARARQAQLRKAKKAGGGGGGGGSGGSSKNSKKAAKAALPPPPALYDSEEEEESKPMTYDEKRQLSLDINKLPGEKLGRVVHIIQSREPSLRDSNPEEIEIDFETLKPSTLRELERYVLSCLRKKPRKPYSETMKKPVGKTKEELALEKKRELEKRLQDVSGQLNSTKKPPKKASEKAESAQQVAVSRLSASSSSSDSSSSSSSSSSSDTSDSDSG, from the exons ATGGACATGGGGACAATCAAGCGGCGCTTGGAGAACAACTATTACTGGGGGGCTGCGGAGTGCATGCAGGACTTCAACACCATGTTCACCAACTGCTACATCTACAACAAG cccaCAGATGACATTGTGCTGATGGCCCAAACCCTAGAGAAGATCTTCTTGCAGAAGGTGGCCCAGATGCCACCGGAAGAGCAGGAGATCGTGGTGCCAGTGGCCAAGAACAGCCATAAGAAGGGAGCGTCCCGGGCAGCAG CGCTCCTGGCGGGACTGACGGCTGCTCAGCAAGTACCGGCTGTCTCCTCCGTGTCCCACACCGCTGTCTACACCCCGAGCCCTGACATCCCCACCACCATAGTCAACATTCCCCACCCATCCGTGATCTCCGCTCCGCTCCTCAAGTCGCTGCACTCCACCGCCCCGGCCGTCCTGGCTGCGCCCGCTCCCACCCAGCCCGTGGCCAAG AAGAAGGGCGTGAAGCGGAAAGcggacaccaccacccccaccaccacggCCATCATCGCCACCAGCGGGGAGTCCTCACCCTCGGCCACCTTGCTGGAGGCCAAGGCGGCCAAAATCCCTGCCCGCCGGGAAAGCGGTCGCCCCATCAAACCCCCGAAAAAGGATTTACCGGATTCCCAGCAGCACCAGACTTCCAAGAAGGGCAAACTCTCGGAGCAGCTCAAATACTGCAACGGGATCCTCAAGGAGCTGCTCTCCAAGAAACACGCGGCCTACGCCTGGCCCTTCTACAAGCCCGTCGACGCCTCGGCCCTGGGGCTGCACGACTACCACGAGATCATCAAGCACCCCATGGACCTCAGCACCATCAAG CGGAAGATGGAGAACCGGGATTACCACGACGCCCAGGAATTCGCTGCCGATGTCCGGTTAATGTTCTCCAACTGCTACAAGTACAACCCGCCCGACCATGACGTGGTGGCCATGGCCCGCAAGCTGCAG GACGTCTTTGAGTTCAGCTACGCCAAGATGCCGGATGAGCCGCAGGACGCCAGCCCCCCCTCGGTGTCGGCCCCGCTCGCCGGCGCCCTCTCCAAATCCTCCTCCGAAGAATCGTCCAGCGACGAGGATGAGGACGATGAGGACGATGAAGACGACGAGGAGGATGAGAGCAGCAGCGAGAGCTCGTCGGAGAGCGAGGAGAGCTCGGACTCGGAGGAGGAACGCGCCAACCGCCTGGCcgagctgcaggagcag CTGCGGGCCGTGCACGAGCAGCTGGCTGCCCTCTCACAGGGCCCCGTTTCCAAACCTAAAAAGAAGCgcgagaagaagaaaaagaagaaatcggAGAAGCACAAAGGCCGGGGAGGCGACGAGGAAGCCCGGGCGCGCCAGGCCCAGCTCCGTAAAGCCAAGAaagccggtggcggcggcggcggtggtggcagcGGCGGCAGCTCCAA GAATTCGAAGAAGGCGGCGAAAGCAGcgttgccgccgccgccggcgctgTACGattcggaggaggaggaagaaagcaaaccCATGACCTACGACGAGAAGAGGCAGTTGAGTTTGGATATCAACAAGCTGCCGGGCGAGAAGCTGGGCCGGGTGGTTCACATCATCCAGTCGCGGGAACCTTCCCTGCGCGATTCCAACCCCGAGGAGATCGAGATCGATTTCGAGACCCTCAAACCCTCCACGCTGCGGGAGCTGGAGCGTTACGTCCTCTCCTGCCTGCGGAAGAAACCCCGCAAGCCCTACAGCGAAA CCATGAAGAAGCCGGTGGGGAAGACGAAAGAGGAACTGGCGCTGGAGAAGAAGCGGGAGCTGGAGAAGCGGCTGCAGGACGTCAGCGGCCAACTCAACTCCACCAAGAAGCCCCCAAAGAAGG CCAGCGAAAAAGCGGAATCTGCTCAGCAAGTGGCCGTCTCCCGCCTCAGCGCCTCCAGTTCCAGTTCGGATTCCAGTAGCTCCAGTTCCAGTTCCTCCTCCTCGGACACCAGCGATTCGGATTCGGGatag
- the LOC134507839 gene encoding class II histocompatibility antigen, M alpha chain produces the protein MGAAGGSGVLVAQLLWVALAAAVTDEPAVHSLAEVLFCQPAMPSLGLALAFDTDQLFWFDFPGSRWTPRLPDLPPWPLALEPPAQLLRDATLCQDLRRGLTELASGKIPESKGIPVADVFPLQPPALGQPNTLVCMVANIFPPAVEISWQLDGVPVTQGVIHTHYTPTADLAFVRFSYLPVTLAADDIYTCLVTREADNISVVAYWVPQKVVPSEVLETALCGAAMALGILLALLGIAMILLARRGTHG, from the exons ATGGGTGCCGCGGGCGGCAGCGGGGTGCTGGTGGCCCagctgctctgggtggccctggcCGCCGCTGTCACCGACG AGCCGGCGGTGCACAGCCTGGCCGAGGTGCTCTTCTGCCAGCCGGCCATGCCCTCgctggggctggcgctggccTTCGACACCGACCAGCTCTTCTGGTTCGACTTCCCCGGCTCCCGCTGGACCCCCCGCCTGCCCGACCTCCCCCCCTGGCCCCTCGCCCTGGAACCCCCCGCCCAGCTCCTGCGCGACGCCACGCTCTGCCAAGACCTGCGGCGCGGGCTGACCGAGCTGGCCAGCGGCAAGATACCCGAGTCCAAGG GCATCCCGGTGGCCGACGTCTTCCCGCTGCAACCCCCGGCCTTGGGTCAACCCAACACCTTGGTGTGCATGGTGGCGAACATCTTCCCGCCGGCGGTGGAGATCAGTTGGCAGCTGGACGGGGTCCCCGTCACCCAAGGGGTCATCCACACCCACTACACCCCCACGGCCGACCTGGCCTTCGTCCGCTTCTCCTACCTCCCGGTGACGCTCGCCGCCGATGACATCTACACCTGCCTCGTCACCCGCGAAGCGGACAACATCTCCGTCGTCGCCTACTGGG TGCCCCAAAAGGTTGTCCCCTCCGAGGTGCTGGAGACGGCGCTGTGCGGCGCCGCCATGGCGCTGGGCAtcctgctggcgctgctgggcaTCGCCATGATCCTGTTGGCACGACGCGGCACCCACG gtTGA